A single window of Paenibacillus sp. FSL H8-0537 DNA harbors:
- a CDS encoding HAMP domain-containing sensor histidine kinase gives MKRDKKEQRTHKGGRFFQSLQSKYLLIILSAFLFVPIVFPVATILYYLLGVAVQQQDMQVLKYGNTSQIELMFHQQAAELSGASNLHINDTLHKLRERYPDASFFWVDGNGKTKLELGGQVGLPVIWSNEDSIQFMKEYTGSDTFTVVAFIGDKPLGQGFMAMQLPRSLVQSNTPLISGAPFYILFLILVFLFFVALSLLFFRHIRTRLLRLQAAMTRRGEEGLPLPVEVNKHDEIGQLEIAFNEMILQLRAGRQREREEEELRKELIANLSHDLRTPMTVMGGQLYTLHKEPLSQSGRETVKQLEHKIDTVSSLIENLLSYTLMTSGRYPLELAPQDVLRLVRESAASWYPLWEREGLAADIELPEQPLVWSVDKEGFRRILDNLFQNAVRHAAEGGYIGVAVIQHGEHSALVISDRGPGTQSASKEKGAGIGLAIVHYLVREMGLAWHIDSSAAGTRILIYPEAAAGYFLNKI, from the coding sequence GTGAAGCGGGATAAGAAGGAGCAGCGGACACACAAAGGTGGCCGTTTTTTTCAATCGCTGCAATCCAAATATTTGCTCATTATATTATCGGCGTTTCTGTTCGTGCCGATCGTGTTTCCAGTCGCAACGATTTTGTATTATTTGCTGGGAGTTGCGGTTCAACAGCAGGACATGCAGGTGCTTAAATACGGCAACACCAGCCAGATTGAGCTAATGTTTCATCAGCAGGCGGCTGAGCTCTCCGGCGCATCCAACCTGCACATCAATGACACGCTGCATAAGCTGCGGGAGCGTTATCCGGATGCTTCCTTTTTTTGGGTCGATGGGAATGGAAAGACCAAGCTGGAGCTTGGCGGGCAGGTCGGACTGCCGGTAATTTGGTCGAATGAGGATAGCATCCAGTTTATGAAGGAATATACCGGCTCGGATACGTTTACGGTTGTTGCCTTTATTGGCGATAAGCCGCTTGGCCAAGGCTTTATGGCGATGCAATTGCCGCGTTCGCTTGTGCAAAGCAATACGCCGCTCATTTCCGGAGCCCCTTTTTATATTCTTTTTCTCATCCTGGTGTTCCTGTTCTTCGTGGCTTTATCGCTGTTGTTCTTCCGCCATATTCGCACGCGTCTGCTGCGTTTGCAGGCCGCTATGACGAGGCGGGGAGAAGAAGGGCTTCCGCTTCCGGTGGAGGTGAATAAGCACGATGAGATTGGACAGCTCGAAATCGCTTTTAATGAAATGATTTTGCAGCTTAGAGCGGGCAGGCAGCGGGAACGCGAAGAGGAGGAACTGCGCAAGGAGCTGATTGCGAATTTATCGCATGATCTTCGTACGCCGATGACGGTGATGGGCGGTCAGCTGTATACGCTGCACAAGGAGCCGCTGAGTCAATCAGGACGCGAAACGGTGAAGCAGCTGGAACATAAAATCGATACGGTCAGCAGCCTGATCGAAAATCTGCTCTCGTATACGCTGATGACCAGCGGACGCTATCCGCTGGAGCTGGCACCGCAGGATGTGCTGCGGCTTGTCAGGGAAAGCGCAGCTTCCTGGTATCCGCTCTGGGAGCGCGAAGGACTGGCGGCGGATATTGAATTGCCCGAGCAGCCGCTTGTTTGGAGCGTGGACAAGGAAGGCTTCCGTCGCATTTTGGATAACCTGTTCCAAAATGCCGTGCGCCATGCCGCGGAAGGCGGCTACATTGGCGTTGCCGTGATTCAGCATGGCGAGCATTCGGCACTCGTCATTTCGGATCGGGGGCCCGGCACCCAGTCGGCCTCGAAGGAAAAAGGAGCAGGCATCGGCCTTGCGATTGTTCATTATTTGGTCCGCGAGATGGGGCTGGCGTGGCATATCGACAGCTCGGCTGCTGGCACGCGTATTCTGATCTACCCGGAAGCGGCGGCGGGTTATTTTTTAAACAAAATTTAA
- a CDS encoding response regulator transcription factor → MSVKLLYIEDDKEIGDFVCAHLKEQGYEVLWLLSGERALEEAEGCGLAILDVMLPGLDGFTIGQRLKKNDPSLPILMLSARTAIDDKLQGLQFADDYLTKPFHPDELTARVEVLLRRFANVAAEPLAVKHWLVYEQENRIENRETGEELILTGKQFQIFSYLLRHLGQIMTKEQIYEGVWGEAYLEGDKTLMVHIRYLREKLEKDPAHPEIIETVRGIGYRVKP, encoded by the coding sequence ATGAGTGTAAAACTTTTATATATTGAGGATGACAAGGAAATTGGAGATTTCGTATGTGCCCATTTGAAGGAGCAGGGCTATGAGGTGTTGTGGCTGCTCAGCGGTGAACGGGCGCTGGAGGAGGCAGAGGGCTGTGGACTGGCGATTTTGGATGTGATGCTGCCGGGTCTGGATGGCTTTACGATTGGGCAGAGGCTGAAAAAAAACGACCCGAGCCTGCCCATTTTAATGTTGTCCGCTCGGACGGCCATTGATGATAAGCTGCAGGGCCTGCAATTTGCTGATGATTATTTGACCAAGCCTTTTCATCCTGATGAGCTGACGGCAAGGGTCGAGGTTCTTCTGCGCCGCTTTGCGAACGTTGCGGCTGAGCCGCTGGCGGTGAAGCATTGGCTCGTGTATGAGCAGGAGAATCGGATTGAAAATCGGGAGACCGGCGAAGAGCTGATTTTGACCGGCAAGCAGTTTCAAATTTTCTCCTACCTTCTGCGGCATCTAGGGCAGATTATGACGAAGGAGCAAATTTATGAGGGTGTATGGGGCGAGGCTTACCTGGAAGGGGACAAGACGCTGATGGTACATATCCGTTATTTGCGTGAGAAGCTGGAGAAGGACCCGGCCCATCCCGAAATCATTGAGACGGTGCGGGGTATCGGTTACCGGGTGAAGCCGTGA
- a CDS encoding ABC transporter permease: protein MAAFIRLLASERLKLSRSFIWLLVPISPLLALFLGVLSNSIEGTPAEQYEGLYSSMALFHAVLLLPILTGVFAAFVCRYEHAGGGWKQLLALPISRKSLYFAKFWLVSELLIGVQLLFLAAVLITGAARGLHEIPWHFMLLGLLGGWLACLPLAALQLWASTSWSSFAAPLTINVMLTLPNILVINSAEYGPFYPWAQPTIAMLALGSENYGAFTVPTMNLFMTIIGSLLLFFIGGLLYFRAKEI, encoded by the coding sequence ATGGCTGCATTCATAAGGCTGCTGGCTTCCGAGCGGCTTAAGCTATCCCGTTCCTTCATCTGGCTGCTCGTTCCCATTAGTCCACTGCTGGCTCTTTTTCTAGGCGTTCTCTCTAATTCAATAGAGGGCACGCCTGCCGAGCAATATGAAGGCTTATATTCATCCATGGCGTTGTTTCATGCGGTGCTGCTTTTGCCGATTTTGACAGGCGTCTTTGCGGCTTTCGTTTGCCGCTACGAGCATGCAGGGGGAGGCTGGAAGCAGCTGCTGGCGCTGCCAATATCGCGTAAATCGCTGTATTTCGCCAAGTTCTGGCTCGTTTCCGAGCTGCTCATCGGTGTGCAGCTGCTTTTCTTGGCAGCGGTGCTCATTACAGGTGCTGCCCGCGGACTCCATGAAATCCCTTGGCATTTCATGCTGCTGGGCTTGCTGGGAGGTTGGCTCGCTTGCTTGCCATTAGCAGCGCTTCAGCTGTGGGCATCCACCAGCTGGAGCAGTTTTGCAGCGCCGCTAACGATTAACGTCATGTTGACGCTGCCGAATATATTAGTTATCAACTCAGCGGAGTATGGTCCCTTTTATCCTTGGGCGCAGCCGACGATTGCAATGCTGGCGCTGGGCTCCGAAAATTACGGTGCCTTCACTGTACCTACAATGAACTTGTTTATGACGATTATAGGCAGCTTGCTTTTATTTTTTATTGGGGGCCTGCTCTATTTTCGAGCTAAAGAAATATAA
- the nikA gene encoding nickel ABC transporter substrate-binding protein, with translation MIRTTKKTLLSIAATIFLVSTVLMACTKQEAAPSASNGTAENAAVTTEKAITLSWPRDIGTMNPHTYNPSQLFAQSMIYEPLVSYKAGGKLEPMLAESWTISEDGKEYTFKLRQNVKFSDGTSFNAAIVKKNFDAVMKNPNLHSWLGVINVLDKTEAVDEYTFKMTLKQAYYPAIQDLSLVRPVRFLGEAGFPDDGDTSKGIKKPVGTGPWLLVEYKKDEYAVFTRNPNYWGESPKIDKITVKIIPDPETRVLAFEKGDLDLIYGEGVISMDAFKQLKESGKYTTQLSEPVATRSLLLNTTNDKLSDLRVRLALQSGFNKQAMVEGITLGLEEKADTILSKNFPYTDIDVQPVAYNTDQATAYLDEAGWKLSAGKAVREKDGQALELELIFDKTDPIQKAMAETMQAEWSAIGVKLNITGLELTTQIERRKAGNYDLDFWSNYGAPYDPHSFINVVAEKGWGVAEANAGLPMKQELDQQIHEVLSSTDETKRQQLYSSILLTLQEQSAIVPISYIKKTVVFQNKVTDFAFPANRDENPFEGINISQ, from the coding sequence ATGATTAGAACGACCAAGAAAACGCTGCTATCTATTGCAGCTACGATTTTCCTCGTATCAACCGTGCTTATGGCATGTACGAAGCAGGAAGCGGCTCCAAGTGCTAGCAATGGAACTGCTGAAAACGCAGCAGTCACAACAGAGAAGGCCATTACGCTATCTTGGCCGCGCGATATTGGAACGATGAATCCCCACACCTATAACCCTTCACAGCTATTTGCCCAATCGATGATTTATGAGCCATTGGTTAGCTATAAAGCAGGAGGCAAGCTTGAGCCAATGCTGGCTGAATCATGGACAATTTCGGAGGATGGCAAGGAATATACCTTCAAGCTTCGTCAAAATGTGAAATTTTCCGACGGAACGTCTTTTAATGCAGCGATCGTGAAGAAAAATTTTGATGCGGTCATGAAAAACCCGAATCTGCACAGCTGGCTTGGCGTTATCAACGTTCTGGACAAGACGGAAGCTGTTGATGAATACACCTTTAAAATGACGCTGAAGCAGGCGTATTATCCAGCTATTCAGGATCTGTCACTCGTTCGCCCCGTTCGTTTCTTGGGTGAAGCCGGTTTCCCGGATGACGGAGATACTTCTAAAGGAATTAAGAAGCCGGTTGGAACAGGACCGTGGTTGCTGGTTGAATACAAGAAGGACGAATATGCCGTATTCACGCGCAACCCGAATTACTGGGGCGAAAGTCCAAAAATTGATAAAATCACGGTCAAAATCATTCCTGACCCAGAAACACGCGTATTGGCGTTTGAAAAAGGCGACCTTGATTTGATTTATGGAGAAGGTGTCATCAGCATGGATGCCTTCAAGCAATTGAAAGAATCCGGCAAGTATACCACGCAATTGTCCGAGCCGGTCGCAACAAGAAGCTTGCTGCTGAATACAACCAATGACAAGCTTTCCGATTTGCGGGTGCGTCTAGCGCTCCAATCTGGCTTTAACAAGCAGGCGATGGTTGAAGGGATTACGCTCGGCCTGGAGGAGAAGGCGGATACGATTTTGTCCAAAAACTTCCCGTACACGGATATCGACGTACAGCCTGTCGCATACAATACGGATCAAGCGACTGCTTACCTAGATGAAGCGGGCTGGAAACTGTCTGCCGGCAAAGCGGTTCGCGAGAAGGATGGACAGGCATTAGAGCTGGAATTGATCTTCGATAAGACCGATCCGATTCAGAAAGCTATGGCTGAGACGATGCAAGCCGAATGGAGCGCGATTGGCGTTAAGCTGAACATAACGGGACTTGAGCTCACGACGCAAATAGAGCGCCGGAAAGCGGGCAATTATGACCTTGATTTCTGGAGTAACTATGGAGCACCTTATGATCCGCATTCCTTCATTAACGTTGTAGCAGAGAAAGGCTGGGGCGTTGCGGAAGCCAATGCTGGCTTACCAATGAAGCAAGAGCTCGATCAGCAAATTCATGAGGTGCTTTCCTCGACGGATGAGACGAAGCGCCAGCAGCTTTACAGCTCGATTTTGCTGACGCTGCAGGAGCAATCGGCGATTGTGCCAATTTCCTATATTAAGAAAACAGTAGTATTCCAAAACAAGGTGACGGACTTTGCGTTCCCTGCGAACCGAGACGAAAATCCTTTTGAAGGAATAAACATTAGCCAGTAG
- a CDS encoding MFS transporter, giving the protein MFGYGKAIKQLAPAAKWLIFSEICFGMTMGLSSLVLNLYFLSKGVNEEAIGHLTSVSTLIGGAVGIPASMLAGRLGRKRIMVIGISLMSGSFALFAVSDHLLLYYCAQAMLSCGIVFIVATETQLLFQYNRSRESETQAYSLFLAVFMFFNIGGTLLGGYLPRWLGTPEDNYEPQLWLAAIFMLLLAIIRGLKLPSDRHAVVKQQTQEAHHPGDDRSTAAANARKTGAGSVNRAAVMEKSASRKFTRSLAQLLPTKQVWLLSGFIFISGIAGALTMPFLNVIVKYQLDWENEAVSSLLAAHYFFLFIATLLVPSILSRLGEVKTYMLLFALIIISAAVLSVTSSVSLFAGALLLRGGLFAFLNTLIDSNTMSALPDEDRNSFAGLRSLFRSIGGAAAAYATGLMLEHKNVQLPFLITAIVMLISALYFWYVVRPLLHKQQKTQQQLKP; this is encoded by the coding sequence ATGTTTGGATACGGCAAGGCCATTAAACAGCTTGCGCCCGCTGCAAAATGGCTGATTTTTAGCGAAATATGCTTTGGAATGACCATGGGGCTGTCGAGCCTTGTGCTGAATTTATATTTTTTATCCAAGGGTGTGAATGAGGAGGCAATCGGCCACCTGACATCGGTCAGCACCTTAATTGGAGGAGCAGTCGGCATCCCCGCCAGCATGCTGGCAGGGCGTCTGGGGCGAAAGCGCATTATGGTCATCGGCATCAGCTTGATGTCCGGCAGCTTTGCGCTGTTTGCAGTGAGCGACCACTTGCTTCTATATTATTGCGCTCAGGCTATGCTGTCCTGCGGCATCGTATTCATTGTCGCAACGGAAACACAGCTGTTGTTTCAATATAATCGGTCACGGGAATCGGAAACGCAGGCTTACAGCCTGTTTCTTGCAGTATTTATGTTCTTCAACATCGGCGGTACGCTGCTCGGCGGGTATTTGCCCCGCTGGCTTGGCACGCCTGAAGATAACTATGAGCCGCAGCTGTGGCTGGCGGCGATATTCATGCTGCTGCTTGCGATCATTCGCGGCTTGAAGCTGCCTTCTGACCGCCACGCTGTAGTGAAGCAGCAAACGCAGGAGGCACACCACCCGGGAGATGATCGATCAACAGCGGCAGCGAATGCTAGGAAAACGGGAGCAGGTAGCGTGAATCGGGCGGCAGTTATGGAAAAATCCGCTTCGCGTAAATTCACTCGTTCACTCGCTCAACTATTGCCGACGAAGCAAGTTTGGCTGCTGTCCGGGTTTATTTTCATATCCGGCATTGCTGGCGCTTTAACCATGCCCTTCCTGAACGTCATCGTAAAGTACCAGCTCGATTGGGAAAACGAAGCCGTATCATCGCTGCTCGCAGCCCATTATTTCTTCTTATTCATCGCCACCTTGCTCGTGCCTTCAATCTTGTCCAGGCTCGGCGAGGTGAAAACGTATATGCTGCTGTTCGCGCTTATCATTATAAGTGCAGCGGTGCTGTCCGTAACGAGCTCGGTTAGCCTGTTTGCTGGCGCTCTGCTGCTGCGAGGCGGGCTGTTCGCCTTCCTTAATACGCTGATCGACAGCAACACGATGTCGGCGCTCCCGGACGAGGACCGCAACAGCTTTGCGGGATTGCGCTCTCTGTTCCGCAGTATCGGCGGCGCGGCGGCTGCCTATGCAACAGGATTAATGCTGGAGCACAAAAATGTCCAGCTCCCTTTTCTCATTACCGCTATCGTTATGCTTATTAGCGCCCTCTATTTCTGGTATGTGGTCAGGCCGCTCTTGCATAAGCAGCAGAAAACGCAGCAGCAGCTCAAACCGTAA
- a CDS encoding ATP-binding cassette domain-containing protein: MNEWVIETKGLSKKYKGRYAVSGLNLRIAKGDIYGFLGPNGAGKTTTIRMLLGLIKPSSGSVHIFGKALQKERLAILRKIGSLVEYPSYYGHLTAIDNLEAIRRIIDAPKTRISEVLDIVGLTKEARRPVKGYSLGMKQRLGIASALLGNPELLILDEPTNGLDPSGILEIRELIKRMPQQHGITVLISSHLLSEVEQMARTVGIVRQGELVFQDTIQNLQQQAQGSIVLRVSDPQAALLTLYEQGLDAVREGSLITLEGVSDAAAAQMVNQLVARKHEVYRIEEKRKSLEDLFLQIVGEGGQR, from the coding sequence ATGAACGAGTGGGTCATAGAAACGAAGGGACTTAGTAAAAAATATAAAGGGCGCTACGCCGTATCGGGTCTGAATTTGCGAATTGCCAAAGGCGACATTTATGGCTTCCTTGGGCCCAATGGCGCGGGAAAAACGACGACCATCCGCATGCTGCTTGGGCTGATTAAGCCGTCCAGCGGCAGTGTGCATATTTTCGGCAAAGCGCTGCAAAAGGAACGGCTGGCGATACTTCGCAAAATTGGCTCGCTGGTGGAGTACCCGTCCTATTACGGGCATTTAACAGCAATCGATAATTTGGAGGCGATTCGCCGAATTATTGATGCTCCAAAGACGAGAATTTCCGAGGTGCTGGACATCGTTGGTTTAACGAAGGAAGCCCGGCGGCCCGTAAAGGGCTATTCGCTCGGCATGAAGCAGCGTCTTGGCATCGCCAGCGCATTGCTGGGCAATCCGGAGCTGCTAATATTGGATGAGCCAACGAATGGCCTCGACCCATCCGGCATTTTGGAAATTCGCGAGCTGATTAAGCGCATGCCGCAGCAGCATGGCATTACGGTGCTCATCTCCAGCCATTTGCTGAGCGAGGTTGAACAAATGGCTAGAACGGTGGGCATTGTCCGCCAAGGGGAGCTTGTTTTTCAGGATACGATTCAAAATTTGCAGCAGCAGGCACAAGGCTCGATTGTACTGCGGGTATCCGACCCGCAAGCGGCGCTGCTCACCTTGTATGAGCAGGGCTTGGACGCTGTCAGAGAGGGCTCGCTCATTACACTGGAAGGAGTTAGTGATGCTGCTGCGGCGCAGATGGTCAACCAATTAGTAGCGCGCAAGCATGAAGTGTACCGCATCGAGGAAAAGAGAAAGTCGCTGGAGGACCTTTTCCTGCAAATTGTTGGGGAAGGGGGACAGAGGTGA
- a CDS encoding ABC transporter permease translates to MGMLFRALSADLLKIRRKGLWALVIIAPFGVVLLQAVNFGLRYDYLVKQYTEDLWGGLLHNIFMFVPISLFLGCVLVSSLLANVEHGTGSWKQLLALPISRLTVFSAKFALSAILLACSCLLLAVFSVALGVLLGFGWHFPLTEVLRLSFYPYAGALPMLACMLWLCMTFRNQGFSISAGIVTAIASLYLPAKYTWLPLNWPLLAFRGEQGELYIGAGILTGLVIFSLGSVHFGRRDVV, encoded by the coding sequence ATGGGCATGCTTTTCAGGGCACTATCTGCCGATTTATTGAAAATACGTCGTAAAGGGCTTTGGGCGCTCGTTATAATTGCTCCTTTTGGCGTTGTATTGCTGCAAGCTGTCAATTTTGGGCTTCGTTATGACTATTTGGTGAAGCAATATACCGAAGATTTATGGGGCGGCCTGCTGCATAACATCTTCATGTTTGTACCAATATCACTGTTTCTCGGCTGTGTGCTTGTCAGCTCGCTGCTGGCGAATGTGGAGCATGGCACAGGCTCATGGAAGCAGCTGCTGGCGCTGCCTATATCAAGGCTGACGGTGTTTTCTGCGAAATTTGCGCTGAGCGCGATTTTGCTGGCATGCTCCTGCCTGCTGCTTGCCGTGTTCTCTGTCGCTTTAGGTGTGCTGCTTGGCTTCGGCTGGCACTTTCCGCTGACAGAGGTGCTGCGGCTAAGCTTCTATCCTTATGCAGGTGCGCTGCCCATGCTTGCATGCATGTTATGGCTCTGCATGACCTTTCGCAATCAGGGCTTCTCCATTTCCGCCGGGATCGTTACTGCGATAGCTTCCTTGTATCTTCCGGCAAAATATACGTGGCTGCCGCTGAATTGGCCGCTGCTCGCCTTCAGAGGCGAGCAGGGAGAGCTTTATATCGGCGCAGGAATATTGACCGGGCTCGTTATTTTTTCACTGGGCTCTGTCCATTTTGGCCGAAGGGATGTGGTCTAA
- a CDS encoding cytochrome c biogenesis protein CcdC codes for MNSIHSFKESGVTMNGSVYIFIILIAGLILWRRTRSFYRPIRGSGIRLLLPLLFMLPGMMLFLNPRIHAPLLEWIAAIVIGLALSIPLIWTTNYEVREDQQIYAKKNMGFIVAFLAILGIRLLLRNYVSMLNPETFAALFMVIAFSYVIPWRVMSYLKFRKLLRGRLVA; via the coding sequence ATGAATTCTATCCATTCTTTCAAAGAAAGCGGTGTAACCATGAACGGCTCTGTGTATATATTTATTATTTTGATCGCCGGACTGATTTTATGGAGGAGAACGCGCAGCTTTTATCGTCCGATTCGCGGCAGCGGCATACGGCTGCTGCTTCCCCTCCTTTTCATGCTGCCAGGCATGATGCTTTTCCTCAATCCCCGCATCCATGCGCCGCTGCTGGAGTGGATTGCAGCTATTGTTATCGGTTTAGCGCTGTCGATACCACTCATCTGGACGACCAATTATGAGGTGCGCGAGGATCAGCAAATTTATGCGAAAAAGAATATGGGCTTCATCGTCGCTTTTCTAGCGATTTTGGGTATTCGCTTGCTGCTGCGGAATTACGTGTCGATGCTCAATCCGGAAACGTTCGCCGCCTTGTTTATGGTAATCGCCTTTTCCTATGTGATTCCTTGGCGCGTCATGTCTTACCTGAAATTCAGAAAGCTCTTAAGAGGACGGCTTGTGGCGTAG